One region of Xylanimonas ulmi genomic DNA includes:
- a CDS encoding ArsR/SmtB family transcription factor produces MHTQPLYAIKAELFKALAHPARLQVLEVLAADPDLTAPVARLLEVTGAEPSALSQHLAVLKRVGVVDSARTGNLVDYRLTEPLVAELLVVARAFLLTRLADAATGAQLDAVRQLPPLPGASARGVLEAAEAAFEGVAR; encoded by the coding sequence GTGCACACCCAGCCCCTGTACGCGATCAAGGCGGAGCTGTTCAAGGCGCTCGCCCATCCCGCCCGCCTCCAGGTGCTGGAGGTCCTGGCCGCCGACCCGGACCTCACCGCTCCCGTCGCGCGCCTGCTCGAGGTGACCGGCGCCGAGCCCTCGGCGCTGTCGCAGCACCTGGCGGTGCTCAAGCGCGTCGGCGTCGTCGACTCCGCGCGCACCGGCAACCTCGTCGACTACCGGCTCACCGAGCCGCTGGTCGCCGAGCTGCTCGTCGTGGCGCGCGCGTTCCTCCTCACCCGCCTCGCCGACGCCGCCACCGGCGCCCAGCTCGACGCCGTCCGCCAGCTCCCACCGCTGCCCGGCGCCTCCGCGCGCGGCGTGCTCGAGGCCGCCGAGGCCGCATTCGAGGGCGTGGCCCGATGA
- a CDS encoding bifunctional RNase H/acid phosphatase translates to MTAPVGGPVGDQGARELVVEADGGSRGNPGPAGYGALVRGVDGAVLAERAGYLGVATNNVAEYTGLLEGLRAAREVDPAARVRVRMDSRLVVEQMTGAWQIKHAALRAIATQARAVFPAGQVEYTWVPRAENSAADALANEAMDTREPRIVRDHATGPAGAGHATAEPGETLGARTDDEPGWRPSGAFSALDPADALTLVLVRHGVTPLTLVGGLSGGQVPGPPLTAEGRTQAARAADAIHRLREAWPDLPRPSHIAASPMVRTQEVAAAVGRRLGLPVTVDERLREMEFGDWESLTPAQVEERWPGDFERWFATGTFAPPGGESYEQVGVRVAAAIEDLRAAGTGRTVVVAGHAAMIRTVVGRALAMPPARWSSLRVPPCSLTILRYFSASTEVVTVAHPT, encoded by the coding sequence GTGACGGCGCCTGTCGGCGGGCCGGTCGGCGACCAGGGCGCGCGGGAGCTGGTGGTCGAGGCCGACGGCGGCTCGCGCGGCAACCCCGGGCCCGCGGGCTACGGCGCGTTGGTGCGCGGCGTCGACGGCGCCGTGCTCGCCGAGCGGGCCGGATACCTCGGCGTGGCCACCAACAACGTCGCCGAGTACACCGGGCTGCTGGAGGGACTGCGGGCGGCGCGCGAGGTCGACCCCGCGGCGCGGGTGCGCGTGCGCATGGACTCGCGGCTCGTCGTCGAGCAGATGACCGGCGCGTGGCAGATCAAGCACGCGGCGCTGCGGGCGATCGCGACGCAGGCGCGCGCGGTCTTCCCGGCCGGGCAGGTCGAGTACACGTGGGTGCCGCGCGCGGAGAACTCGGCGGCCGACGCGCTCGCCAACGAGGCGATGGACACGCGCGAGCCGCGCATCGTCCGCGATCACGCCACGGGACCCGCCGGCGCCGGGCATGCGACGGCCGAGCCGGGCGAGACGCTGGGGGCGCGGACGGACGACGAGCCGGGGTGGCGCCCCTCGGGCGCGTTCTCGGCGCTCGACCCCGCCGACGCCCTGACGCTCGTGCTGGTGCGCCACGGCGTCACCCCGCTGACGCTGGTCGGCGGGCTCTCGGGTGGCCAGGTCCCCGGCCCGCCGCTGACCGCCGAGGGCCGCACGCAGGCGGCCCGCGCGGCCGACGCGATCCACCGGCTGCGCGAGGCGTGGCCCGACCTGCCTCGCCCGAGCCACATCGCCGCCTCGCCCATGGTGCGCACCCAGGAGGTCGCCGCCGCGGTCGGACGCCGCCTGGGACTGCCGGTGACCGTCGACGAGCGCCTGCGCGAGATGGAGTTCGGCGACTGGGAGTCGCTGACCCCGGCCCAGGTCGAGGAGCGCTGGCCCGGCGACTTCGAGCGCTGGTTCGCCACGGGCACGTTCGCGCCGCCCGGCGGGGAGTCGTACGAGCAGGTGGGCGTGCGCGTCGCGGCTGCGATCGAGGACCTGCGCGCCGCCGGGACGGGTCGCACGGTCGTGGTCGCAGGGCACGCGGCGATGATTCGCACGGTTGTCGGGCGCGCGCTGGCGATGCCCCCCGCGCGGTGGTCGAGCCTGCGTGTGCCCCCGTGCTCGCTGACGATCCTGCGCTACTTCTCGGCCTCGACCGAGGTCGTCACGGTGGCTCACCCCACGTGA
- a CDS encoding zinc ribbon domain-containing protein → MTTAAPEDQLRLLSLQALDTRAQQLAHTRRTHPSLARIAELDKRIADLRGSLVDSRTAVSDLERELAKSEADVAQVVARAAKDQQRIDAGALGAKDALAVTEELASLGRRQSALEEVQLDVMERLEAHQEALDKVEAAHQELVDAKSAAEAERDAAFADLGAQAAALAAERIEAAGGIDAALVTLYDRLRARLGGTGAAALRGGRCEGCGLELNPGDLAAARSAAADEVVRCEECGRILVRVTE, encoded by the coding sequence GTGACCACTGCAGCCCCCGAGGACCAGCTCCGGCTGCTGTCCCTGCAAGCCCTCGACACGCGCGCGCAGCAGCTCGCCCACACACGGCGCACGCACCCGTCCCTCGCGCGGATCGCCGAGCTCGACAAGCGCATCGCTGACCTGCGCGGCTCGCTCGTCGACTCGCGCACCGCGGTGAGCGACCTGGAGCGCGAGCTCGCCAAGTCCGAGGCCGACGTCGCCCAGGTGGTCGCGCGCGCCGCCAAGGACCAGCAGCGGATCGACGCGGGCGCCCTCGGCGCCAAGGACGCGCTCGCCGTGACCGAGGAGCTCGCCTCGCTCGGCCGTCGCCAGTCGGCTCTCGAAGAGGTCCAGCTCGACGTCATGGAGCGGCTCGAGGCCCACCAGGAGGCGCTCGACAAGGTCGAGGCCGCCCACCAGGAGCTCGTCGACGCCAAGAGCGCGGCCGAGGCCGAGCGGGACGCCGCCTTCGCCGACCTCGGCGCGCAGGCCGCGGCGCTCGCGGCCGAGCGCATCGAGGCCGCCGGCGGGATCGACGCCGCGCTCGTGACGCTCTATGACCGCCTGCGCGCGCGCCTGGGAGGGACCGGAGCGGCCGCGCTGCGCGGCGGGCGCTGCGAGGGCTGCGGGCTCGAGCTCAACCCGGGCGACCTGGCCGCCGCGCGGTCGGCGGCGGCCGACGAGGTGGTGCGGTGCGAGGAGTGCGGTCGCATCCTCGTGCGGGTCACCGAGTGA
- a CDS encoding YaaA family protein → MLLLLPPSEGKTAAPDGAAPVDLAALSHDDALGAHRARVLDALARASAEPEATTTLGVGASLAAEVARNTRLRAEPAAPAALVYTGVLYAAAGLGRAVGDGLAATDDVRVLSGLWGAVAPGDRIPAYRLSMGVDLPGVGKLAATWRGPLGDALDARAAGDVVVDCRSATYAAAWRPRPGTAEWVSVRVVREADGRRTVVSHNAKHTRGVLTGHLLRRAGATPPSADALLAAARELEGAVIGTQVGSGLSYRLVAAALHPARTRTAPATLELVIA, encoded by the coding sequence GTGCTCCTGCTGCTTCCCCCGTCCGAGGGCAAGACCGCCGCTCCCGACGGCGCCGCGCCCGTCGACCTCGCCGCGCTCTCGCACGACGACGCGCTCGGCGCCCACCGCGCGCGCGTGCTGGACGCGCTGGCCCGCGCCAGCGCGGAGCCCGAGGCGACCACGACGCTCGGCGTGGGAGCGTCGCTCGCCGCCGAGGTCGCCCGCAACACCCGGCTGCGCGCCGAGCCCGCGGCGCCGGCCGCGCTCGTCTACACCGGTGTGCTGTACGCGGCGGCCGGGCTCGGCCGGGCGGTGGGCGACGGCCTTGCGGCGACCGACGACGTGCGCGTGCTCTCAGGCCTGTGGGGCGCCGTCGCGCCGGGCGACCGCATCCCCGCCTACCGGCTGTCGATGGGCGTCGACCTGCCCGGCGTCGGCAAGCTCGCGGCGACCTGGCGCGGACCGCTCGGCGACGCGCTCGACGCGCGCGCGGCGGGCGACGTCGTCGTCGACTGCCGTTCGGCCACCTACGCCGCAGCGTGGAGGCCCCGCCCCGGCACGGCCGAGTGGGTGAGTGTGCGGGTGGTGCGCGAGGCGGACGGGCGCCGGACCGTCGTCTCGCACAACGCCAAGCACACACGCGGCGTCCTGACGGGCCACCTGCTGCGGCGCGCCGGGGCGACGCCGCCAAGCGCCGACGCGCTGCTTGCCGCGGCGCGCGAGTTGGAGGGCGCGGTCATCGGCACGCAGGTCGGCAGCGGCCTGAGCTACCGGTTGGTGGCCGCCGCACTCCACCCCGCCCGCACCCGCACGGCGCCCGCGACGCTGGAGCTGGTCATCGCCTGA
- a CDS encoding bifunctional 3'-5' exonuclease/DNA polymerase, whose translation MRRVLGEDDRGVGLAALVRDGERATPPVRWAWDDTNRWYPDLLDAGVRVERAHDLRLAHAILRRSPLTAHTPFARAPAGPWDALEPEPAGPPPLVPGAHPAALGLFDLGLIELGDAAGGRRAGRADLDPHTEDAAQDAALADATAPGRLRFLLAAESAGALVAAELHHTGLPWRADVHEAILTERLGPRPAPGQRPERLEALAVRIREALDAPPTLNPDSHPSLLKAMQYAGVGTKSLSKWELADVDHPVVAPLLEYKSLSRLLTANGWNWLDTWVRDGRFRSEYVVGGVVTGRWSSVGGGALQLPKQVRRAVVADPGWTLVVADVAQLEPRVLAAMSGDEAMAAAGRGGDMYAGIVASGAVATRELAKVGMLGAMYGGTTGASAQVLPSLARAFPRAIALVEDAARAGERGEVVATWLGRGSPRPGESWAQAQAGAYAADPSAGPGASGRAAADAAARARSVTRSWGRFTRNFVVQGTAAEWALAWLASARRRLWALGECDDAPSAGDGVFARRPHLAFFLHDEVVVHTPAAWADDVARELREAAAEAGRLLFGDAPVEFPLTVATVASYADAK comes from the coding sequence GTGCGGCGGGTACTGGGCGAGGACGATCGAGGGGTCGGCCTCGCCGCGCTCGTGCGCGACGGCGAGAGGGCGACGCCACCGGTGCGGTGGGCCTGGGACGACACCAACCGCTGGTACCCGGACCTGCTCGACGCCGGGGTGCGCGTCGAGCGCGCGCACGACCTGCGGCTCGCCCACGCCATCCTGCGCCGATCGCCGCTGACCGCGCACACCCCGTTCGCCCGGGCACCGGCCGGACCGTGGGACGCCCTGGAGCCCGAACCCGCCGGGCCGCCGCCTCTCGTGCCGGGCGCGCATCCCGCGGCGCTGGGCCTGTTCGACCTGGGCCTGATCGAGCTCGGCGACGCCGCAGGAGGCCGGCGCGCGGGCAGAGCGGACCTCGACCCGCACACCGAGGACGCCGCGCAGGACGCCGCGCTCGCCGACGCCACCGCGCCCGGCCGCCTGCGGTTCCTGCTGGCCGCCGAGTCCGCCGGCGCGCTCGTCGCCGCCGAGCTGCACCACACCGGGCTGCCCTGGCGCGCGGACGTGCACGAGGCGATCCTCACCGAGCGGCTCGGCCCCCGGCCCGCCCCCGGGCAGCGCCCCGAGCGGCTCGAGGCGCTCGCGGTCCGCATCCGCGAGGCGCTCGACGCGCCGCCCACCCTCAACCCCGACTCGCACCCGAGCCTGCTCAAGGCCATGCAGTACGCGGGTGTGGGGACCAAGAGCCTGAGCAAGTGGGAGCTGGCCGACGTCGACCACCCGGTGGTCGCCCCGCTCCTGGAATACAAGAGCCTCAGCCGCCTGCTGACCGCCAACGGCTGGAACTGGCTCGACACCTGGGTGCGCGACGGGCGGTTCCGCTCGGAGTACGTGGTGGGCGGCGTCGTGACAGGCCGGTGGTCGAGCGTGGGCGGGGGAGCGCTCCAACTGCCCAAGCAGGTGCGCCGCGCCGTGGTCGCCGACCCGGGGTGGACCCTTGTCGTCGCCGACGTCGCGCAGCTCGAGCCGCGCGTGCTCGCGGCGATGAGCGGCGACGAGGCGATGGCGGCGGCGGGCCGGGGCGGCGACATGTACGCGGGCATCGTCGCCTCGGGCGCGGTCGCCACGCGCGAGCTCGCCAAGGTCGGCATGCTCGGCGCGATGTACGGGGGGACCACGGGCGCCAGCGCGCAGGTGCTGCCGAGCCTCGCGCGGGCGTTCCCCCGCGCGATCGCCCTGGTCGAGGACGCCGCACGGGCCGGCGAGCGCGGTGAGGTCGTGGCCACGTGGCTCGGGCGTGGCTCGCCGCGTCCGGGGGAGTCGTGGGCCCAGGCGCAGGCGGGCGCCTACGCCGCCGACCCGTCGGCCGGACCGGGGGCGTCGGGTCGGGCCGCCGCTGACGCCGCGGCCCGTGCGCGCTCCGTCACGCGCTCGTGGGGCCGGTTCACCCGCAACTTCGTGGTCCAGGGCACGGCCGCGGAATGGGCGCTCGCGTGGCTCGCGTCAGCGCGCCGGCGGCTGTGGGCGCTCGGGGAGTGCGACGACGCCCCGTCCGCGGGCGACGGCGTGTTCGCGCGCCGCCCGCATCTGGCGTTCTTCCTGCACGACGAGGTCGTGGTGCACACGCCCGCGGCGTGGGCCGACGACGTCGCGCGCGAGCTGCGCGAGGCCGCCGCCGAGGCGGGACGGCTGCTGTTCGGCGACGCCCCGGTCGAGTTCCCGTTGACGGTCGCGACGGTCGCCTCCTACGCGGACGCCAAGTAG
- a CDS encoding Nif3-like dinuclear metal center hexameric protein, translating to MTAPTLADVVAVLDGLYPPDTAEAWDSVGLVAGDPTRPVRHVLLAVDPVATVVDEALEVGADLVVTHHPLFLKGVHSVAATTFKGSVVHRLLAAGVGLYNAHTNADAAPRGVADALADAVGLVDREPLVAHAAGAQTGVGRVGRLAEPTTLGAFARRVAIALPATAQGVRVAGDLDATVRTAAVVGGSGDSLFDAVRSAAVDVYVTSDLRHHPASELRERALFEDGTPFLVDTAHFASEWPWLRYAAADLTAGVTARLAARGEEGSVTCTVSTRVTDPWTTTVTAP from the coding sequence ATGACCGCCCCCACGCTCGCTGACGTCGTCGCCGTGCTCGACGGCCTGTACCCGCCGGACACGGCCGAGGCCTGGGACTCGGTCGGACTCGTGGCCGGCGACCCCACCCGCCCGGTGCGCCACGTGCTGCTCGCGGTCGACCCGGTCGCCACCGTCGTCGACGAGGCGCTCGAGGTGGGCGCCGACCTCGTCGTCACGCACCACCCGCTGTTCCTCAAGGGCGTCCACTCGGTCGCCGCGACCACCTTCAAGGGGTCGGTCGTGCACCGCCTGCTGGCGGCCGGTGTCGGGCTGTACAACGCGCACACCAACGCCGACGCCGCCCCGCGGGGCGTCGCGGACGCGCTCGCCGACGCCGTCGGGCTGGTCGACCGCGAGCCGCTCGTCGCGCACGCCGCAGGCGCCCAGACCGGCGTCGGCCGGGTGGGCCGCCTCGCCGAGCCGACCACGCTGGGCGCGTTCGCCCGGCGGGTGGCCATCGCGCTGCCCGCCACCGCGCAGGGCGTGCGCGTCGCCGGCGACCTCGACGCGACGGTGCGCACCGCCGCCGTCGTCGGCGGGTCGGGTGACTCGCTGTTCGACGCCGTGCGCTCGGCGGCCGTCGACGTCTACGTCACCTCCGACCTGCGCCACCACCCGGCCTCCGAACTGCGCGAGCGCGCGCTGTTCGAGGACGGCACGCCCTTCCTCGTCGACACCGCGCACTTCGCCTCCGAGTGGCCGTGGCTGCGCTATGCGGCGGCGGACCTGACGGCCGGCGTCACCGCACGTCTCGCGGCGCGGGGCGAGGAAGGTAGCGTGACCTGCACAGTCTCCACGCGCGTCACCGACCCGTGGACGACGACGGTGACAGCTCCATGA
- a CDS encoding SulP family inorganic anion transporter: protein MIRDLLPARADYDLRPRSVLADLVAGLTVGVVALPLALAFGVSSGVGAAAGLVTAVVAGIVAAVFGGSGLQVSGPTGAMAVVLAPVVATHGLGSVALVTVIAGVVVIAAGALRLGRIVTYIPWPVVEGFTLGIACIIFLQQVPAAVGVSATAGGNTAVAAARAVADAASGAGAATVWTLGVVAVVALVMLTLPRLSGLIPASLVAVALVTVLAEALHAPLPRIGALPDSLPLPVLPSASAGALRELGGAALAVAALAAIESLLSARVAASMSTTDSLYHPDRELVGQGLASVASGLFGGMPATGAIARTAVNVRSGARTRLAAVVHAVVILAVIALATGPVSRIPLAALAGVLMVTAFRMIPGRTVATVVRASRSTATTFVVTAVITVAFDLIEAVEIGVLVAAFFALRAVARAAGVHREPLPGHAQPGDEHVALFRLEGAMFFGASDRVLTQVAQDSIRDGVRVVVLRLSGLRMVDATGAKALGDLVHELERRGVTVLVKGVQPGHVGLLRNVGVLDELRDERHLFETLEDAVEHARSHVRRSERGQDVPQLRGLR from the coding sequence ATGATCCGCGACCTGCTTCCCGCCCGCGCCGACTACGACCTGCGCCCGCGCAGCGTCCTGGCCGACCTCGTCGCAGGCCTGACCGTCGGCGTCGTCGCACTGCCGCTCGCGCTCGCCTTCGGCGTCAGCTCGGGCGTCGGGGCCGCCGCGGGACTCGTCACGGCGGTCGTGGCGGGGATCGTCGCGGCGGTGTTCGGCGGCTCGGGGCTGCAGGTCTCGGGACCGACGGGGGCCATGGCCGTCGTCCTGGCGCCCGTCGTCGCCACGCACGGCCTCGGGTCGGTCGCGCTGGTCACCGTGATCGCCGGGGTTGTCGTGATCGCCGCGGGCGCGCTGCGCCTGGGCCGCATCGTCACCTACATCCCCTGGCCCGTGGTCGAGGGCTTCACCCTCGGCATCGCCTGCATCATCTTTCTGCAGCAGGTGCCCGCGGCGGTGGGCGTCTCGGCGACCGCCGGAGGGAACACTGCCGTGGCCGCGGCGCGCGCCGTCGCAGACGCGGCGTCCGGCGCCGGCGCCGCGACCGTCTGGACCCTCGGCGTGGTCGCCGTCGTCGCGCTCGTGATGCTGACGTTGCCGCGCCTGTCGGGCCTCATCCCCGCCTCGCTCGTCGCCGTCGCCCTCGTCACCGTGCTCGCCGAGGCGCTGCACGCGCCTTTGCCGCGCATCGGCGCGCTGCCCGACTCGCTGCCCCTGCCCGTGCTGCCGTCCGCCAGCGCCGGGGCGCTGCGCGAGCTGGGCGGTGCGGCGCTCGCAGTCGCCGCGCTCGCCGCGATCGAGTCGCTGCTGTCAGCGCGCGTCGCCGCCTCCATGTCGACGACCGACAGCCTCTACCACCCCGACCGCGAACTCGTCGGGCAGGGCCTCGCGTCGGTGGCCAGCGGCCTGTTCGGCGGCATGCCTGCCACAGGCGCGATCGCCCGCACCGCCGTCAACGTGCGCTCCGGGGCGCGCACGCGGCTGGCCGCCGTCGTGCACGCCGTCGTCATCCTCGCCGTCATCGCGCTCGCGACCGGCCCGGTGTCCCGCATCCCGCTCGCGGCGCTGGCCGGGGTGCTCATGGTCACGGCGTTCCGCATGATCCCGGGCCGCACGGTCGCCACGGTGGTGCGCGCGAGCCGCTCCACGGCCACCACGTTCGTCGTCACGGCGGTCATCACCGTGGCGTTCGACCTCATCGAGGCCGTCGAGATCGGCGTGCTGGTGGCGGCGTTCTTCGCGCTGCGCGCCGTGGCGCGGGCCGCGGGCGTGCACCGCGAGCCGCTGCCCGGGCACGCGCAGCCGGGCGACGAGCACGTCGCGCTGTTCCGGCTCGAGGGCGCCATGTTCTTCGGCGCCTCCGACCGGGTGCTCACGCAGGTGGCGCAGGACTCGATCCGCGACGGCGTGCGCGTCGTCGTCCTGCGCCTGTCGGGGCTGCGCATGGTCGACGCCACCGGCGCCAAAGCCCTCGGCGACCTGGTGCACGAGCTGGAGCGACGCGGGGTCACCGTGCTGGTCAAGGGCGTGCAGCCCGGGCACGTCGGCCTGCTGCGCAACGTCGGCGTGCTCGACGAGCTGCGCGACGAGCGGCACCTGTTCGAGACGCTTGAGGACGCCGTCGAGCACGCGCGCTCGCACGTGCGCCGCTCCGAGCGGGGCCAGGACGTGCCGCAGTTGCGCGGGCTGCGCTGA